One window from the genome of Rhodopseudomonas sp. P2A-2r encodes:
- a CDS encoding helix-turn-helix domain-containing protein, whose product MSDRKFLTAEEVSERYRGSVSIGTLRNWRAMKVGPAFVKIGKAVLYPTNELDAWDRKNTVTCRASKGLDVDKDEEA is encoded by the coding sequence ATGTCTGATAGAAAGTTTCTGACCGCCGAAGAAGTGTCTGAAAGATATCGTGGCAGTGTTTCAATTGGCACTCTTCGAAATTGGCGAGCGATGAAGGTAGGCCCAGCCTTCGTCAAAATTGGCAAGGCCGTTTTGTATCCGACGAATGAGCTTGATGCCTGGGATCGGAAGAATACGGTGACGTGCCGCGCGTCAAAAGGACTCGACGTGGATAAGGATGAAGAAGCGTGA
- a CDS encoding CheR family methyltransferase, with the protein MPVLAQRPTATHSISEVEYQKFCEYFYRRTGISFGDNKRYFVDKRLIDRIQKSGAAGASDYFERLRRHDAAGEIEILINLLTINETYFYREDHQLECLVSSILPELVSDRRKGDRIRIWSMPCSTGEEPYSIAMYLLENWAQVDDYDIEIMASDIDTNVLRAAEDGKYDARSLHRLLPSLVRKYFVSAGAEGFRLIDAIRQSVRFTKVNASDVAEMRQFASLDVIFCRNMLIYFDDRSRRQVVESFYDSLCQGGFICLGHSESMSRISSLFEVRKFPQAIVYQKRGGPR; encoded by the coding sequence ATGCCGGTCCTGGCGCAACGCCCCACGGCAACGCATTCAATCAGCGAAGTCGAGTATCAGAAATTTTGCGAATATTTCTATCGACGTACCGGTATCTCGTTTGGCGACAACAAGCGGTATTTTGTCGACAAGCGTCTCATTGACCGCATTCAGAAGAGCGGCGCCGCTGGCGCGAGCGACTACTTCGAGCGCTTGCGGCGGCACGACGCTGCCGGCGAGATCGAAATCCTGATCAATCTGCTAACCATCAACGAGACATATTTCTATCGCGAGGATCACCAGCTTGAGTGCCTGGTCAGCAGTATTCTTCCCGAACTGGTCTCCGACCGCCGCAAGGGCGACCGTATCCGCATCTGGTCGATGCCGTGCTCGACCGGAGAAGAGCCCTACTCGATAGCCATGTACCTTCTCGAGAACTGGGCGCAGGTCGATGACTACGACATCGAAATCATGGCGTCCGACATCGACACCAATGTCCTGCGCGCGGCGGAAGACGGCAAATACGACGCAAGGTCGCTGCATCGGCTTTTGCCGTCGCTGGTGCGCAAATATTTCGTGTCGGCAGGGGCGGAAGGTTTCCGGCTGATCGACGCAATCCGCCAATCTGTGCGTTTCACGAAGGTGAATGCGAGCGATGTCGCGGAGATGCGCCAGTTCGCCAGCCTCGATGTTATCTTCTGCCGCAACATGCTGATCTATTTCGATGACCGCTCCAGGCGACAAGTTGTCGAGTCGTTTTACGACAGTCTTTGTCAGGGAGGCTTTATCTGTCTGGGGCATTCAGAATCAATGAGCCGGATATCTTCGTTGTTCGAGGTCAGAAAATTTCCGCAGGCGATCGTCTACCAGAAACGTGGAGGTCCCCGGTGA
- the cheB gene encoding chemotaxis-specific protein-glutamate methyltransferase CheB, which translates to MLKLLIADDSALMRKCLGDIFKAEGDFEVSFARNGAEALSMARSIAPDVITLDVNMPEMDGITCLSRIMVECPKPVVMVSSITGEGAEVTLQALSLGAVDFIPKPDGTVSLHIDKIRVALVAKVRSAARARISKSRGLLDRVRHRAQSVEDARRSASSARTGGSGTAKGVVLIGVSTGGPGAIETVLPRLPGNFPWPILIAQHMPESFTGVFARRINSLSELEVVEVTRPMPLRGGVAYVGRGDADFLVVVRAGVLAAIPVPASPLHNWHPSVERLVESALEHVTPEHLLGVMLTGMGDDGARAMAELKSRGGRTIAESEDTAVVWGMPGELVKRGGATIVLPIERVADQLRRWTN; encoded by the coding sequence ATGCTTAAGCTCCTGATTGCCGACGATTCCGCCCTGATGCGCAAGTGTCTGGGCGACATCTTCAAAGCCGAAGGCGATTTCGAGGTGAGTTTTGCCCGCAACGGCGCGGAAGCATTGTCGATGGCGCGGTCCATAGCTCCCGACGTGATCACGCTCGACGTGAACATGCCGGAGATGGATGGGATCACTTGCCTCAGTCGCATCATGGTCGAATGTCCAAAGCCCGTGGTGATGGTTTCGTCGATCACCGGCGAAGGCGCGGAGGTGACGCTGCAGGCGCTGAGCCTCGGCGCCGTAGATTTCATTCCTAAACCGGACGGCACGGTCTCGCTGCACATTGACAAGATCAGGGTCGCGCTGGTTGCCAAGGTTCGCAGTGCCGCGAGAGCACGCATCAGCAAGAGCCGCGGACTTCTCGATCGCGTCCGCCACCGCGCCCAGTCGGTAGAAGACGCGAGGCGTTCGGCAAGTAGCGCGAGAACTGGAGGTTCAGGTACGGCAAAAGGAGTGGTTCTGATCGGTGTATCGACCGGAGGACCGGGCGCGATCGAGACGGTTCTGCCGCGGCTGCCGGGTAATTTTCCTTGGCCGATCCTGATCGCGCAGCACATGCCTGAAAGCTTCACCGGGGTGTTTGCACGTCGGATCAATAGTTTGTCAGAACTCGAAGTCGTCGAGGTAACTCGGCCGATGCCGCTGCGAGGCGGTGTCGCCTATGTCGGACGCGGAGACGCCGACTTTCTGGTCGTCGTCCGCGCAGGTGTTCTCGCTGCCATTCCGGTTCCCGCGTCTCCGCTGCACAACTGGCATCCAAGTGTAGAACGCTTGGTCGAGAGCGCGCTGGAGCATGTAACCCCGGAGCATCTTCTCGGGGTCATGCTCACCGGCATGGGTGACGACGGTGCGCGCGCCATGGCCGAGCTAAAGTCGCGCGGCGGCCGGACCATCGCGGAGTCGGAGGATACCGCGGTTGTATGGGGAATGCCTGGCGAACTGGTAAAGCGCGGCGGAGCTACGATTGTGCTCCCGATCGAGCGAGTTGCAGATCAACTCCGGCGATGGACGAACTGA
- a CDS encoding HEAT repeat domain-containing protein — protein MQINSGDGRTDMPLVRFASDVPHTKTETFELREDQLTGNDVDERRRAARALSGNPAAAATLAARLECEPDPRVRDALFGSLADIGGALAAKLIASFIRSDDANLRGGAIESLKRLDNDAVTVLDALMNESDVDVRILAIEVTRAWPSEVANPRLLRVFEHEPHVNVCAAAVDVATEVGTKELLAALYGLRTRFAGEPFLVFAIDIACDRIRCNDPRGA, from the coding sequence TTGCAGATCAACTCCGGCGATGGACGAACTGACATGCCATTAGTGAGATTTGCTTCCGATGTGCCGCATACGAAAACTGAAACTTTCGAACTTCGTGAGGATCAGTTAACCGGCAATGATGTCGACGAACGGCGGCGTGCGGCGCGCGCCCTGTCCGGGAACCCGGCTGCAGCAGCCACTCTGGCTGCCCGCCTCGAATGTGAGCCTGATCCCCGGGTACGCGACGCTCTGTTCGGCAGTCTGGCCGATATCGGCGGAGCGCTGGCAGCCAAATTGATCGCTTCGTTTATCCGCAGCGATGATGCCAATCTGCGTGGGGGTGCCATCGAGTCACTGAAACGTCTGGACAATGATGCTGTAACCGTGCTTGACGCGCTTATGAACGAGTCGGACGTTGACGTCCGTATTCTCGCCATTGAAGTCACGAGGGCGTGGCCGAGCGAAGTGGCCAACCCGCGGTTGCTGCGCGTTTTCGAGCACGAGCCGCACGTCAATGTTTGTGCTGCGGCTGTGGATGTAGCGACAGAGGTTGGGACGAAAGAGTTACTGGCGGCGCTCTACGGGCTTCGTACTCGCTTCGCCGGAGAGCCCTTCCTCGTGTTCGCCATCGACATCGCCTGTGACCGCATCCGCTGCAACGATCCGCGGGGCGCGTGA
- a CDS encoding chemotaxis protein CheW, with the protein MESDLIDAPPLSPVDEPAGDNRQHVNSTGENRQYVTFHIDDGIFAVPLAEVQEIIRMPEIIQVPLSHESLEGLANLRGTVMSVTSLRRIFRYPNVEHNDATRVVVINQGIPVGLVVDRMSAVVTAALDQIESVSSIEATVNTDLLRGMIKTADGKGMIMILDPVRLFESDSGSGHRGPQKAGNGEIDAVVEQATATTDEMQLVSFEVAGQEYALSIENVQEIVQVPDHINRMPKTDAHVLGVVTLRNRLLPLVSLREMFGLPAVALDDRNKIVVVPLPDQSSVGIVMDTVKEVLRVNRNMLDPVPSLMRGGKANGEIQGICRLNGGKRLVSVLSAEALFENEVVRRAAENVDSEGNVEDIMAADQVDGATALAEEEQFVVFRLADEEYGAPIGSVQEIVRVPDTLTRLPKAPSFIKGVVNLRGRYCR; encoded by the coding sequence ATGGAATCAGACCTGATCGACGCCCCGCCACTGTCTCCGGTGGATGAACCGGCCGGAGACAACCGGCAACACGTCAACTCAACCGGCGAAAACCGGCAGTACGTCACCTTCCACATCGACGACGGCATCTTCGCGGTCCCGCTCGCCGAAGTGCAGGAAATTATTCGGATGCCTGAGATCATTCAGGTGCCCCTCAGTCACGAAAGCCTAGAAGGTCTGGCGAATCTGCGCGGCACAGTAATGTCCGTCACCAGTCTGCGGCGGATATTCCGTTACCCGAATGTCGAACACAACGACGCAACGCGCGTGGTCGTTATCAATCAAGGCATCCCCGTTGGCCTCGTCGTCGACCGGATGTCGGCAGTTGTGACAGCGGCGCTCGATCAGATCGAAAGTGTTAGTTCGATCGAGGCGACGGTCAATACCGATCTTCTGCGCGGCATGATCAAGACGGCCGACGGGAAAGGGATGATCATGATTCTCGACCCCGTTCGGCTTTTCGAAAGCGATTCTGGCTCGGGGCATCGAGGCCCTCAGAAAGCTGGTAACGGCGAGATCGACGCAGTCGTGGAACAGGCGACCGCGACGACCGACGAAATGCAGCTTGTGAGCTTCGAGGTTGCCGGACAGGAATACGCGCTTTCGATCGAGAACGTTCAGGAGATCGTCCAGGTTCCCGACCATATCAACCGGATGCCCAAAACCGATGCGCATGTCCTTGGCGTGGTGACGCTGCGCAATCGGCTGCTGCCGCTTGTCAGCCTGCGTGAAATGTTCGGCCTGCCTGCGGTTGCGCTCGATGACCGCAACAAGATCGTGGTGGTGCCGCTGCCCGACCAGTCCTCGGTTGGAATCGTCATGGATACGGTCAAGGAAGTCTTGCGCGTGAACCGCAACATGCTCGATCCGGTGCCGAGCCTGATGCGGGGTGGGAAAGCCAACGGCGAGATCCAGGGCATTTGCCGGCTGAACGGTGGCAAACGACTGGTTTCGGTGCTGTCGGCGGAAGCCTTGTTTGAGAACGAGGTAGTTCGTCGCGCGGCAGAGAACGTCGATTCAGAGGGAAACGTGGAGGACATCATGGCTGCGGACCAGGTCGACGGCGCGACCGCGCTGGCGGAGGAAGAGCAGTTCGTGGTGTTCCGCCTCGCCGACGAGGAATACGGCGCCCCGATCGGTTCCGTACAGGAGATCGTACGAGTCCCCGATACACTGACGCGTTTGCCAAAGGCTCCTAGTTTCATCAAGGGTGTCGTGAACCTCCGGGGGCGGTACTGCCGGTAG
- a CDS encoding protease inhibitor Inh/omp19 family protein yields MRTASCFGFVLATAAMLAGSPAPAQDASLNKSMIGQWELSTTERSKTCVVTIKPDVVPRGLKLELEPDCAKALPFTGAIKSWSIKGLDIVRLQDAAGEPVIDFTEVESGIFEGLRSGEGVYILQNLAAARSLAKSMDQMIGDWSMVRGNGSVVCGLTLTNTEAAQDSFAVFLKPRCDPTVAKFNPTLWRLERGELQMMSSSGEVWRFEADDNAQWRRVPDSADPLILLRNN; encoded by the coding sequence ATGCGCACCGCGTCCTGCTTCGGTTTCGTTCTGGCGACTGCGGCCATGCTGGCCGGATCGCCAGCGCCGGCGCAGGACGCCAGCCTGAACAAGAGCATGATCGGGCAGTGGGAACTGTCCACCACCGAGCGCAGCAAGACCTGTGTGGTGACGATAAAGCCCGATGTCGTGCCGCGCGGCCTCAAGCTCGAACTCGAACCGGATTGCGCCAAGGCGTTGCCGTTCACCGGCGCCATCAAGAGCTGGAGCATCAAGGGCCTCGATATCGTGCGGCTGCAGGACGCCGCGGGCGAGCCGGTGATCGACTTCACCGAGGTCGAGAGCGGGATCTTCGAGGGGTTGCGCAGCGGCGAGGGCGTCTACATCCTGCAGAACCTTGCGGCCGCGCGCTCGCTGGCGAAGTCGATGGATCAGATGATCGGCGACTGGTCGATGGTCCGCGGCAACGGCAGCGTCGTCTGCGGCCTGACCCTGACCAACACCGAAGCCGCGCAGGACAGTTTTGCCGTCTTCCTCAAGCCGCGCTGCGATCCCACGGTCGCCAAATTCAATCCGACGCTGTGGCGGCTGGAGCGCGGCGAGTTGCAGATGATGTCGTCAAGCGGCGAGGTCTGGCGCTTTGAGGCCGACGACAACGCGCAATGGCGGCGTGTGCCGGACAGTGCCGATCCGCTGATATTGTTGCGGAATAATTAG
- a CDS encoding response regulator, producing the protein MPAILILDDSATMVMSLSRILKSAGYEVETASNGKEGMAKLAGGLKPSVILTDINMPQMDGITFIKEARKSASTRFTPIIVLTTESGGQKRDEARAAGASAWLTKPTEPNELLTALKQLLPSS; encoded by the coding sequence ATGCCAGCGATCCTTATTCTTGACGACTCGGCCACGATGGTCATGAGCCTGTCGCGTATCCTGAAAAGCGCCGGCTATGAAGTCGAGACTGCGAGCAATGGCAAGGAAGGCATGGCCAAGCTTGCCGGTGGCCTTAAGCCGAGCGTCATTCTTACGGATATCAACATGCCGCAGATGGATGGCATTACTTTTATCAAGGAGGCCAGGAAGTCGGCATCGACCCGGTTCACTCCGATCATCGTGCTGACCACCGAATCCGGCGGACAGAAGCGGGACGAGGCGCGTGCGGCGGGCGCTTCGGCGTGGCTCACCAAGCCCACTGAGCCCAACGAGTTGCTCACCGCGCTAAAGCAGCTTCTGCCGTCGAGTTGA
- a CDS encoding response regulator, with protein sequence MHLVTSAEPVPEDSSPQILVVDDATVVRLYYRQILEREGYRVEEAINGIEGLEKALQTPFDLCIVDVNMPMMDGYTFLHALRREPITHAMPALMTTSEACAEDHRTALKAGANAYLVKPVSRDQLALYVAALLGRSVA encoded by the coding sequence ATGCACTTGGTAACGTCGGCGGAGCCGGTTCCAGAAGATTCGTCTCCACAGATTCTCGTCGTCGATGACGCAACCGTCGTCCGGCTCTACTATCGGCAGATCCTTGAACGCGAAGGTTACCGCGTGGAAGAGGCAATCAACGGCATTGAGGGCTTAGAGAAGGCGCTTCAGACACCGTTCGATCTCTGTATCGTTGACGTCAACATGCCAATGATGGACGGCTACACCTTCCTGCATGCGCTGCGGCGGGAACCGATCACGCATGCGATGCCGGCGCTCATGACTACGAGCGAAGCCTGCGCGGAGGATCATCGAACCGCGCTCAAGGCGGGCGCCAATGCCTATCTGGTCAAGCCGGTCTCACGGGATCAGCTTGCACTTTATGTCGCCGCCCTGCTCGGAAGGAGCGTCGCATGA
- a CDS encoding chemotaxis protein CheW — translation MPVVDQRTRFDLDDIERNDRQRIMVFTIDGVRTGFIVDSVSEVLKIPRNSIGPTPSLSEEQARIISRVANLEKQKRMILLIDTDHLLERHEIATLEETSGGARQRAAVEELSAANA, via the coding sequence CTGCCGGTAGTCGATCAGCGGACGCGGTTCGATCTCGATGATATCGAGCGCAACGACCGCCAGCGGATCATGGTGTTCACGATTGATGGTGTGCGTACCGGATTCATCGTCGATTCGGTCTCCGAAGTCCTGAAGATTCCACGCAATTCGATCGGACCGACACCTTCGCTCTCTGAGGAACAGGCGCGCATCATATCGCGCGTCGCCAATCTCGAGAAACAAAAGCGAATGATCCTGCTGATCGACACCGATCATCTGCTGGAAAGACACGAGATTGCGACGCTTGAGGAAACCTCCGGTGGAGCCAGGCAACGCGCTGCGGTCGAAGAACTGAGCGCGGCGAATGCTTAA
- a CDS encoding chemotaxis protein CheA — MNELLAQFVAEARDLLQEAGEDLLALERAPDNQEAINRLFRSVHTLKGSSGLFDVQPLTQLLHAGEDIFQAVREHSLLLTPEMADLTLKTLDQVGRWIEHLDRHEALPGDAAPIARELVAELRGSFNKGPIEALVNPFAPKANASSPAVSLGRWFGKEMIANAAIAAREESISLVSYLPEEGCFFKGEDPLHLAMQIPQLQALGIEERLPWPALYDLNPFSCNLGFHALSTADRPELETLFRCVPDQVTITEITASALADSLSEVASGIVLPAVVEALLREQIDLLEFDAPLEEFAGRVSSAARVAANALCFAGYSEDAAILETAQAESLGAGWTAPLRNAIADLLRPGVDSANNVPEQAMSGQAVQSGPGDTTERAGPKTLRVDQQKVDALMNLIGELVVAKNSLPFLARRAEQQFGSRELSHEIKDQYGVIDRIAQELQGAVMAIRMMPVGQVFQRFPRLVRDLARKLGKQVDLVIEGEDTEADKNVIESLFDPLLHMVRNSLDHGVESPEKRLAFGKPSTARVKLLARRDGDQVVIEVVDDGRGIDPDAIKRKAYERGLIDEMRLATITDDEATMLVFAAGFSTAETISDVSGRGVGMDVVRNAVEKAGGRIAMTSVKGAGTTVRIDLPLSMAVSRVMTVALGNNLFGVPMDLIEGIVKVLRSDIVRIKECEAFVLRDRVVPLVRLTQLLDLPGEPAAGEEIAVLVVRVNGQTIGLGISAFGEGMEVILKPLEGMLAKIAGYAGTALLGDGRVLLVLDLKELIQ; from the coding sequence ATGAACGAGCTGCTCGCCCAATTCGTCGCCGAGGCACGCGATTTGCTGCAGGAGGCCGGTGAGGACCTGCTGGCGCTCGAGCGCGCCCCTGACAATCAGGAGGCCATCAATCGCCTGTTTCGCTCGGTTCATACGCTCAAGGGATCGTCGGGCCTGTTCGACGTTCAACCCCTTACCCAGCTTCTGCACGCGGGAGAGGACATTTTCCAGGCGGTACGAGAGCATTCGCTTCTGCTGACGCCGGAAATGGCCGATCTCACGCTAAAGACCCTGGATCAGGTAGGACGATGGATCGAGCATCTCGATCGCCACGAGGCACTTCCGGGCGATGCGGCGCCGATCGCAAGGGAGCTGGTCGCCGAGCTGCGTGGGAGTTTCAACAAAGGGCCGATCGAAGCGCTCGTTAACCCCTTTGCTCCCAAAGCAAACGCTTCCAGTCCGGCCGTCTCGCTCGGCCGTTGGTTTGGGAAAGAAATGATCGCGAATGCTGCAATAGCGGCTCGCGAAGAGTCGATTAGCCTAGTCTCCTACCTGCCCGAGGAAGGCTGCTTCTTCAAAGGCGAAGACCCTCTCCATTTGGCAATGCAGATTCCGCAATTGCAGGCGCTCGGCATCGAAGAGCGACTGCCCTGGCCGGCGCTCTACGATCTCAATCCGTTCAGCTGCAATCTGGGCTTCCATGCCTTGTCAACGGCAGACCGTCCGGAATTGGAGACGCTCTTCCGATGCGTTCCTGATCAGGTGACGATCACCGAGATTACCGCTTCGGCGTTGGCCGATTCGCTGAGCGAGGTCGCATCCGGGATCGTCTTGCCTGCCGTGGTCGAGGCGCTGCTGCGGGAGCAGATTGATCTGCTCGAGTTTGATGCGCCGCTGGAAGAGTTTGCAGGGCGGGTCTCTTCCGCGGCTCGAGTTGCCGCAAACGCATTGTGCTTCGCCGGGTATTCCGAAGACGCTGCGATACTCGAAACGGCGCAAGCCGAGTCGCTCGGCGCAGGATGGACCGCGCCGCTGCGCAATGCGATCGCTGATCTGCTTCGACCCGGGGTCGATTCGGCGAACAATGTCCCAGAACAGGCTATGTCAGGACAAGCAGTCCAGTCCGGACCAGGCGACACAACCGAACGAGCAGGACCAAAGACGCTGCGTGTAGATCAGCAGAAGGTCGATGCGCTGATGAACCTGATCGGCGAGCTTGTGGTTGCAAAGAACAGCCTGCCATTCCTCGCGCGGCGGGCCGAACAGCAATTTGGCTCGCGCGAACTCAGCCACGAGATCAAGGATCAGTACGGCGTCATTGACCGCATTGCGCAGGAGCTGCAGGGTGCCGTGATGGCTATCCGCATGATGCCTGTTGGTCAGGTATTTCAGCGGTTTCCGCGACTGGTGCGCGACCTGGCACGCAAACTAGGCAAGCAGGTCGATCTTGTCATCGAAGGCGAAGATACCGAGGCCGACAAGAACGTCATCGAGAGCCTGTTCGACCCGCTGCTGCACATGGTCCGCAACAGCCTCGACCATGGAGTCGAATCGCCCGAAAAACGGTTGGCCTTCGGCAAGCCGAGTACCGCGAGAGTAAAGCTACTGGCGCGGCGCGATGGCGACCAGGTGGTGATCGAAGTCGTCGACGACGGACGCGGTATCGATCCGGATGCAATAAAGCGCAAGGCCTACGAACGCGGGCTGATCGACGAGATGCGTCTTGCCACCATCACCGACGACGAGGCCACGATGCTGGTGTTCGCCGCGGGTTTTTCGACGGCTGAGACCATCTCCGACGTTTCCGGCAGAGGCGTCGGTATGGACGTGGTACGCAACGCTGTCGAGAAGGCCGGTGGCCGCATCGCGATGACCAGCGTCAAGGGCGCCGGCACGACGGTCCGGATCGACCTGCCACTCAGCATGGCCGTAAGCCGGGTGATGACCGTAGCCTTGGGCAACAACCTGTTCGGCGTTCCGATGGATTTGATCGAGGGGATCGTGAAAGTTCTTCGCAGCGATATCGTTCGTATCAAGGAATGCGAGGCTTTTGTTCTGCGCGATCGGGTGGTTCCGCTTGTTCGATTAACTCAGCTTCTCGATCTACCAGGCGAACCGGCCGCGGGCGAGGAGATCGCCGTACTAGTGGTCCGCGTCAACGGGCAAACGATCGGACTTGGGATATCGGCCTTCGGTGAAGGAATGGAAGTCATCCTGAAGCCGCTTGAAGGCATGCTCGCGAAGATTGCGGGATATGCCGGGACTGCCTTGCTCGGTGACGGCCGCGTGTTGCTCGTGCTCGATCTCAAGGAGTTGATCCAATGA
- a CDS encoding methyl-accepting chemotaxis protein: MTLAKRAQIGPARREEFGHTSSGTDRSAGQAEVQRKRARTFARQQKVAERVAAATAEMASAISESASAAQELSKSMEQIAAGAEEASGAAQQSLVAVTDIATGVTQAKEKAEISRQKSEALQALLGELNSQISASVANIGAGADRQLASVQMVVELEKQAADIGEIVKAVARIADQTNLLALNAAIEAARAGQHGKGFAVVADEVRALAETSEKSASEIQGLVGQIQGEVKTIADGINGAAEAARVEAEKGKAVTVQLEKARSDMLGIVAGSTEIASAALQSDLATKEVQKGSEQIAAAATEQSAACEEALKTVDQQNVALNQSQTASEELSTLADELKNSTDISKSAEEMASAAEQLSSAVQEISGSATQIMAAIEQINKGSQQAAAAAQQSSAGNSQIEKGAALSQERAKAGLESGRTISDLVKASRSAVEELISGVSKGLEETNKSGELIATLEQVSRRIDKIVDSITTVSIQTNMLAINGSIEAARAGEFGKGFMVVSTDIRNLARESAENADRIKDVVKATQDQIVAVRRDLEQIAAAAVVEVQNNKAITTNLAMVEQDMAIVLSGNEEILKGADIILTAVQEAQKATQQIAIAADQASKGAVEAASAAKQQSKGAEELAVAVEEIASLADELQNSRD, encoded by the coding sequence ATGACTTTAGCCAAGCGAGCACAGATTGGGCCGGCCCGGCGCGAAGAATTCGGGCATACTTCTAGCGGTACCGATCGCAGTGCTGGCCAGGCTGAAGTCCAGCGCAAGCGGGCCCGCACCTTTGCGCGCCAGCAGAAGGTCGCCGAGCGAGTTGCAGCCGCGACGGCGGAAATGGCTTCGGCAATCAGCGAATCCGCTTCGGCAGCGCAGGAACTTTCCAAGTCGATGGAGCAGATAGCGGCTGGCGCCGAAGAGGCATCTGGCGCCGCGCAGCAATCGCTCGTCGCGGTGACCGATATCGCCACCGGCGTGACCCAGGCGAAGGAGAAGGCCGAAATCTCGCGGCAGAAATCCGAGGCGCTGCAGGCTCTGCTCGGAGAGCTGAACTCTCAGATCAGCGCCTCGGTCGCCAATATCGGTGCTGGCGCCGACCGCCAACTCGCTTCCGTTCAAATGGTCGTCGAACTTGAAAAGCAGGCAGCCGACATTGGCGAAATCGTGAAAGCGGTCGCGCGCATCGCCGATCAAACCAACTTGCTTGCCCTCAACGCCGCCATCGAGGCAGCCAGGGCGGGCCAGCACGGCAAAGGCTTCGCGGTAGTCGCCGATGAAGTAAGAGCTCTGGCTGAGACGTCCGAAAAGAGCGCCAGCGAAATCCAGGGCCTCGTTGGCCAGATTCAAGGCGAAGTTAAGACCATCGCCGACGGCATCAACGGAGCGGCCGAGGCGGCCCGAGTTGAAGCCGAGAAGGGCAAAGCCGTCACCGTGCAGCTGGAAAAGGCGCGGTCCGACATGCTTGGGATCGTTGCGGGAAGCACAGAAATCGCAAGCGCGGCGCTGCAGTCCGACCTGGCCACCAAGGAAGTGCAGAAGGGTTCGGAGCAGATTGCGGCGGCGGCAACCGAGCAGTCGGCGGCCTGCGAAGAGGCCTTAAAGACGGTCGATCAGCAGAACGTGGCGCTGAACCAAAGCCAGACCGCGTCGGAAGAATTGTCCACGCTTGCCGACGAACTGAAGAACAGCACCGACATTTCGAAAAGCGCGGAGGAAATGGCTTCCGCGGCCGAGCAGCTATCTTCCGCGGTTCAGGAAATCAGCGGCTCGGCGACCCAGATCATGGCGGCGATTGAGCAAATCAACAAAGGATCGCAACAGGCCGCCGCCGCCGCACAGCAGTCGAGCGCCGGCAACTCCCAAATCGAAAAGGGCGCTGCGCTATCGCAGGAGCGTGCGAAGGCCGGGCTGGAATCAGGTCGTACAATCTCCGACCTGGTGAAGGCAAGTCGCTCTGCGGTCGAAGAACTCATCTCGGGCGTCTCCAAGGGGCTGGAAGAGACCAACAAGAGCGGCGAGCTCATCGCCACGCTGGAGCAGGTCAGCCGGCGTATCGACAAGATCGTCGACTCGATCACGACGGTGTCGATTCAGACCAATATGCTGGCGATCAACGGATCGATCGAGGCGGCCCGCGCCGGCGAGTTCGGCAAGGGTTTTATGGTGGTCTCGACTGACATCCGCAACCTCGCGCGGGAATCAGCGGAGAATGCCGACCGCATCAAGGACGTCGTCAAGGCGACCCAGGACCAGATTGTCGCGGTCCGGCGCGATCTGGAGCAGATTGCCGCGGCAGCTGTGGTGGAAGTGCAGAACAATAAGGCCATCACGACTAACCTCGCAATGGTTGAGCAGGACATGGCGATCGTGCTGAGCGGCAACGAGGAAATCCTCAAGGGTGCGGACATCATCCTGACCGCGGTACAGGAAGCGCAGAAGGCGACGCAGCAGATTGCTATCGCAGCAGACCAGGCCAGCAAGGGAGCTGTCGAGGCAGCAAGCGCGGCGAAACAGCAGTCGAAGGGTGCCGAGGAATTGGCGGTCGCAGTCGAGGAAATAGCCTCGCTCGCCGACGAACTCCAGAACTCACGAGATTAA